In the Sediminispirochaeta bajacaliforniensis DSM 16054 genome, one interval contains:
- a CDS encoding DUF2442 domain-containing protein, translating into MYLGVKDVKPLQDYKLLLTFENDEVRYFDMYPYLDLGIFSELRDIAKFNAVSVKFDTIEWSNGADLDPEVLYSESSVEAPPFTYDQL; encoded by the coding sequence ATGTATTTGGGTGTTAAAGACGTAAAACCTCTTCAAGATTACAAATTGTTACTTACCTTCGAGAATGATGAAGTACGTTATTTTGATATGTATCCCTATCTTGATTTAGGAATTTTCTCGGAGTTGCGGGATATCGCAAAATTCAATGCGGTATCGGTTAAATTTGATACTATAGAATGGTCCAACGGGGCAGACTTAGATCCTGAAGTTCTTTATAGCGAAAGTTCTGTTGAGGCCCCCCCATTTACCTACGACCAACTTTAG
- a CDS encoding BrnT family toxin, with amino-acid sequence MISFEWDETKNAINIQKHGVSFEEAQSVFYDENAVEFFDESHSDLEDRFIMLGFSSHLRLLVVCHCIRKKESIIRIISARKATTNESKYYGG; translated from the coding sequence ATTATATCTTTTGAATGGGATGAGACAAAAAATGCGATTAATATTCAAAAGCATGGCGTCTCATTTGAAGAAGCACAATCCGTGTTTTATGATGAAAATGCTGTTGAGTTTTTTGATGAATCGCACTCTGATTTAGAAGATAGATTCATCATGTTGGGATTTAGTAGCCACTTACGATTATTAGTTGTTTGTCACTGTATACGAAAGAAAGAATCCATAATCCGAATTATTTCAGCTCGTAAAGCTACTACTAACGAATCAAAATACTATGGAGGGTGA
- a CDS encoding CopG family antitoxin: protein MRDEYDFSKMKSRKNPYAKKIKKQITIRLAVETIDYFKGLAEESGLPYQTLIDLYLDDCARNNKKMEVKWN, encoded by the coding sequence ATGAGAGACGAATATGATTTTTCTAAAATGAAATCTCGTAAAAATCCATATGCGAAAAAGATCAAGAAGCAAATTACCATAAGGCTTGCAGTAGAGACTATAGATTATTTTAAGGGCTTAGCGGAAGAATCGGGCTTACCATATCAAACCCTTATAGATTTATATTTAGATGATTGCGCTAGAAATAACAAGAAAATGGAAGTTAAATGGAACTAA